A region of Lagenorhynchus albirostris chromosome 20, mLagAlb1.1, whole genome shotgun sequence DNA encodes the following proteins:
- the LOC132511145 gene encoding large ribosomal subunit protein P1-like, whose protein sequence is MPGSPCLALAHTMASDSAFTCIYSGLILSDNEVTVTEDKINALIKAASVNVELFWPGLFAKALASVNIGSLICNVGAGGPAPASGAAPAGGPRPSTTAAPAEEKKVEAKKEESEESDDDMGFGLFD, encoded by the coding sequence ATGCCCGGGAGCCCCTGCCTAGCACTCGCCCACACCATGGCCTCCGACTCAGCGTTCACCTGCATCTACTCGGGCCTCATCCTGTCCGACAATGAGGTGACAGTCACCGAGGATAAGATCAATGCCCTCATTAAAGCAGCCAGTGTAAATGTTGAACTTTTCTGGCCAGGCTTGTTTGCAAAGGCTTTGGCCAGTGTCAACATCGGGAGCCTCATCTGCAATGTGGGGGCAGGTGGACCTGCCCCAGCATCTGGGGCTGCACCGGCAGGAGGTCCTCGCCCCTCCACCACTGCTGCCCCAGCTGAGGAGAAGAAAgtggaagcaaagaaagaagaatctgAAGAGTCTGATGATGACATGGGCTTTGGTCTTTTTGACTAA